The genomic region GATTAAAGGGAAATTAACAGCCACAAGAAAACCATGTCAAGCTACAGCCCTTGGCGGCGAGTCGCTACTAAGCTCGGAGTCAAGTAAGTCTCTGATATCTGATGTGTTCCTCCTGTATTCTGTTCCGAAAGCGTTTCGTTCGTTTCTGTTCGTGTGTTATTCTTACACGCGTCTGATAAAAAGGCGCGCGTCTCTCGTTCctcgatttttttctcgcacacctacacatatacacatattgtCCACGAATCTGTCAAAACGGCAATCGAGTTTTTCGTATTGTATAGTCGGAAGAAATATCATATCTTTGCCCTGCCTGTGCTTCTGATCTTGTGCTTGCTTCTTCTATGATTTATGTCCATacaatgagatatatatatatatatatatatacatatatatacacatatatatatatatatatttttttgtgtttcaTCTCTTCTCGTTGTAATACTTCGCTGTAATACTTTAAATTCTAGCGCGTAAGTCCACGTGTGTTAGTCTATAAGATATTTTCTCTCCttgtgataattatatattttatacatacctATATCATACATCAGACATATGTATCATACAATCGATACATGTTCATGACATGTGTTACCATACagtttctatctctcttttcgtTTTTACGTTTTACAGTTTACAACCCAGTTCAGCTCTGTCAGTTAGTTAATCGCAGACAGTttgtcagaattttttttctcatcgttCCCGCATTTCTCAATATCATCACGAGATTTATTCATTCCTGAACATTCATATAGACAATTTTCTCAGTAACTTGTCAAGAGGTTTTGGGTCAGGTCGGGATTTACGGTCTAATGAACATAAAATAGATACTGTTCTTTGAATTtcctcatatatatatatatatatatatataaagccgCATTTCTGATGAATTAGAGAAATTTAAACACAAATCGTAGGATGTGTGATGTAGGAGCGGAGAAAAGCAAAAGTCGTTGCATGACATATCCCACCCGACCTGAATTCGAAGGAACTTAAAGACTCTCGCGCAGGTTCCACTTTTTGCtattaatatcaaagattTTAATCTCTTTCTGAATTTATCTTGAACGTGCTAGCTTTATCGCGGCTATGCATTGCGACGAGCAACAATAATTACGACAATACAGTAtagcttattaatatatatatatatattttttttttatacatattttatgtgcacatatatatatacatattgattatataatgagAATTGGATGAAGATTCACATACGCTTAAATGAAGATGTATCATCTTACGCAAGGTTTGTATAGACAGGGTCTGCGAATAAACTGAAGACAGTTTTGCAACGCGTAATATTCTTCAGTCTTCTTAACAAAAGGCCGACATTTCAATACATTAATTTCAAGAGTCTCTCAAGCTGGAATTCGACCTAACGTTATATGCATTGTTTACGGAGAGtaagattttttctttaatcacTTATAGTGCTTTATGAAACAAAGCTATATCTTTCTTTCAGTCAAACAataaacgaagaaaaagatggcgagagcGGGCAACATCGTGATCTTCCCAGGTTTGTaaatttctttgtaatatctcttctttttttccttttcctatatatattgtaataaattttagccaacgtattaattaaagtagCAAAGTATTGCCGATATATCTTGTAACgctgtaataaaattgaaaaactaatgaaaaaaattaatacaatgttttttttttttttttaatttcagcgGATGGGAAGAATTTGATTTTGGTGACGATGTTCATCAATTCGCCATAAGCGATCTTGAGGAAATAGATCCCGAGCTGACGTTGGGAAAAGAAGAACCCGATTCTTGGAGTTCCGCAATTGGCCGTAACATTGCGCTGCGCCTTGTCGATCATTGCGACCGCGAGGTGAAGAGACAGgaacatatatatgaatttgttCTCACGGAAAAGCACCATTGCCTGGTGCTGCTCGCAATGGAAAAGATCTTCGCAGAAGGATTGCGACGGCACTTTCGTTTCGATCAGCCGCATCTTGAACGTATATTTCCCCGATTGCGGGATCTGATCGACATCCATCTGCGATTTTTGCAAAAACTGCGAAAACGGCAGAACGCCAATCCCGTAGTCTCCACGATTGTCGACATTCTAGTCGAGCAATTCTCAGGCGATAACGCGCAACGCATGAAGAGCGCGTACGGAGAGTTTTGTAGCCGTCACCGGGAAGCCGTCGAGACATACAAGTATTTCTTACGTAACGATCCTCGCTTCGCCCGTTTCGTACGACACTGTCAGGTATGTTTCAgtaataaatagaacaaataaATTCAGGATTCTAGCATAAACAGTATTAttctaaaatgaaatattgtgTTCTTAGACAAATCCTCTGTTGAAAAAGAAAGGTATACCCGAGTGTATACTTTTTGTCACTCAACGTTTGACAAAGTATCCGTTGCTGATCGAGCCACTCATCAAAACCAGCACTGTGCAAGACGAAGGTGAAGATCTACGTAAAGCATTGGTTCTCGTTAAGGAAATCTTAGCTGATGTAGACGCCTGCGTAGCCGATAAGGAGCGAGAAGATAGAAAATTAGAGATATACAATAAGTGAGTTTCgatttctttctcctttcgagattatttttttctttaacgtCAGTTATTTCTTAGAAACTACTTATAAATGATCATTTTTTTCGCAGGATTGACGCGAAGTCATTTGTGACGTATCGTGGTGCCAAATTTAAAAAGTCGGACATAATCGATAGAGTCTTAAAGTTTGAGGGCACTGCATACTTAATGCAAGGTCGCGGCAAAATGACTGCCATCGTAGTGGTCGTTCTCTCAGACATATTGTTTTTCTTGGCTGAGAGGGATCAAAAATATGCTTTCTTCGTGCCTGACAATAAAGCCGGTATAGTGTCGCTGCAGAAGCTGTTAGTCCGCGAAAAAGCCCGTCAGGAATCCAGTATTTATCTGATAAGCAGTAACCCGGCTGAACCTGAGATGTTTGAACTGAAGATTCAGAAACCAAAGGACAAACAACTATGGATACAGGCTATTCGATCGGCGGTCGAAGCTTGTCCGCAGGAGTTTGAGAACGAGGCCGATACGCTGATGGAGAATAATAACGAATTGCGAGACATTCGCTCCTCTTCGATTTCCTTGGTTTCTGTCGAAGAGAAGCAACGTATCGCCAAAGCTAAGGAATCACACATACTTAGAATTATCGGTATGTCCTGCTTTTTCCCAACTCTTTCCGTAACTCCTAACATTGTTATTTTATGTGCCGATTAtaccaataaaaaatttgtcattacAGGCGAATTGCGAAAAAAAGATACCGAGCAGGCGCTGCTATTTGAAGAGAAGATCAATTTGCAAATGCGACTTTTACAAGCTGCAAATATTTGGAGCGGGAACGACAGCGACTATGAGAGAATCGAAAAACTTGAGAAGGAAGGCGCTGATTACACTCGGTTGGTGCACAACGAGAGAACTGACACCACTCAATTGTGGCAAGAGGTTAATGTTAACTCTAAATCTAAATCATATATCGCGATCATTTATTGGATTTTTATCTAGTTAGTGTATGAACCGAtcggatataaattttatgtttaacaCAGGTATTTGTAGCCGTGCAAGAAGCGACACGTCTCGCTAGTTCATTGTCGTTCAGCGCAGGTGGCGCTAATTTATCGAGAAGTTTAAGTTCCGCCGGTGAACGTCACAGTGAAGCTTATGTTCCGCCGGCTCTTTGTGTGCCTCGAAGAGCCGAAACTTTCGCCGGTTTTGATCACAACAAGGTACATGGAAACAAAGAGCAAGAAGTAACAATCACGATTATACGATAATGTACTCATTAAGTCTACTCTAATTGCGCTTTTTAGGAGAGGCACCCGCTACGTGATCCAAATGTGTTGCACACTGTAATTCCCGTTCCGAAAATCGGCGAATTACCGAAAGAAAATCCCGACGAGAAGGACAACCAAGAATTGGAAACGAACAAGGATCAGCAGTGGGCGGCGATACGTTTGTCTCATCACGTTTATACCTTGCTCTGTATAATAAGCAGTCAGATGACGACAATCGACAGTCTACAGGCGCAACTTGCCGCGTGTAAGGACGGCGGCACAGGTAAATCGTCCAATAATCGTCCGAATCCGAATCGTCAGTTGGAAGAGCTACGAAATCTGCAGGATCAGCTCTGTCGAGAGAAAGCAGCGTTTCGCGCCGCCTCTCAGCAAGAGAAAATTCAATTGGAAGAAGAACGGGCCGAATTGGCCAGACAGAGAGAGCAATTAGCTGCGGAGCAGCGGGATGTGACGCAGCAACGAGATCAGTTGTATCGACGGCTCGAAGCGTTGGAACGACAGGGTGTCACGTTGGTTGGAAGTTCCACGACCGGCTCGATTCATTTGTCGCATTTGACGCAGAACACCGAAACGATGCAGCAAACTGCACGCGGCAAGGCGCAATCTGAAGCCAAACGCATCCCTTTAAATCTGATTAGCGCAACAAATCAACAAAAGGTGCAGAGCAACCTGCCGGTCAAACAACAACTACCGCTAAAGCTTGCCAGCGGGAGTAACAACAATACAAGGTAATATCGGTTCATTTCACGTTAATATCGCTATGATTGATGTTTCACTATAAGCACtgtaacttatatatatatctcgatcGATAGAAGTAGCAGTACCGCGAGTAATAACAGTCCAGATCGGCACTCTAGAACAGGCAGTAGTCCGGCGATTGTCACTAGTTCCGCGTACTCTTCGCCGGAGCTCGGAAATAGCCACCATCATGGAATCAGTAGCGGAAGTCACACGTACTCATCGAATCGTTCTCTTCGAATCACTCGCTCTCCGCCCGAAGTCTCATATGCgcaacaacagcagcaacGAAGCACGGAACAACAAccgcagcagcaacagcagcaaccGCAACAGCCGCTGGAGGAAGAGGTGATCTTTTTCTGACGATTCTTTCGATTCGGTCGCAAGCACTCATCGCGTTCGTCGCGCGCCGCCGCCGCTACTGGTACAACCACGCCAACCTCCACGCCAACACCGTCACCGCGTAACCAGTCGCGGAATAGTCAGCCCCGAAACCGCGTCAAGTCCTTTTGACTTTCGACATAAACTGTTCGTGGTAATGCAGTCTATATTTTATCTAGTGCTTCGCGGATACAATCCTTTGAAGCCTCTCATCGTAATCTCCTATCATTTCGCATCTTTCTTCTTCTATCGCCCACTGTCGTGTTCCACTTTTTTCCTATTATAGGTTTGCTTTTACAGGATGTACCTACTTTTTTTACTTCACATCCGAGGTCATATTTGAGTGCAATACGAAAATTCATCTTATTCCCACTCCACGATAATACTATCAGTAATAAGTGCGAGTAATTAACCTCGGTATAGTTCGAAGAAGGaggagaaataataattattacgttcCAACTGCTACAACTGAtggcaataatataatttttatgccaAATTTCACGAAATTACCTTGATGAGAGAAATACGTTAAGAATAAAaggcaatttttattaagagttATAAGTAATGATCAGAAATGCTCAcaggacagagagagagagagagagagagagagagagagaaagaaagaaagaaagaaagaaagaaagaaagaaagaaagaaagaaagaaaaatactaACGGCCGGTGTAGCAAAGTAGATCAGCCGCGATCTTGTTAAAGTCTTGCTCGTTATGTTATTAAGCCGACTGACAGTTTTAGAAACACAAGATTTTAGACGAATCTTTTAAGCAAACCTGTTGCTGCTTGCTGAAATATGCAAGATAgatgaatacatatatattacggttacatatacattgaatgtgtacatatatataaatatatactttttcatgAATGTGTACAGTTGGTTATGAATGAAAAGACGTATGTACGCTCGACGACAAGACTActttaacaaacaaatttttacacatgtCAGAACACACGtgcatttttcatatatgtgtatgcaaaatatataaatgtgccCATATGTGCGTAAATTTGTGTGTTAAGACATTTCTGACGCCGAGCGTgcacgtgtatgtatgtgtgtatgtgtttcttttccacacatacacgcatatCTGAGTTATCTCTGTGAATGCATACTGCTGCGAATGCAAGAGAGCGATGGCTATTCTTATATCATAactattaaagtattttaatgttaaagcGACAAGTAAGATTTATCATTAAcgataatgaattattatcattattattgttacgtgTGCCAAGCCACTGTGTCGCAAATCGAAATTAAtgctgcattttatttttgatcaaaattatttgctgcaaaaataattccaCTCGTCAAGTGCACACGATACACACTTTGGTATTTTCTTTACTGAAATacgagtatatgtatatatatactcgtgtatatatatatatatatatactcgtatttatatatatatatatatatataataaaatagcgaAATTCATATCTGGCATTTCGTTTCGAGATTATTCACTGCCATTATATTGTTGTTCTTTATCGAgtgttctttttcttatattattatctatacacTATTTATTACGTTgcttaagaataataattaaagtctgTATGAAACTACGTGAAATACGGAAACTGAGAGAGTTCGTTGTATAAGAATCGCGTAACGAATATCTCATCGTCCCGAGTTCGCGTTTTCTCGCGGATCTTGTATTCCGCACTGtctgacatattttatttatacatgtatcatgCTTATCAACGAAGAAAGTTCTTAAGTAAGAATCTATGAATCATATGAGATACTGTATTTCGATCCGCCGATTCACTATTCTGTATGTAAAATGCAGAGTATACAGTACGCGTATTTAGCATTTACTTTAGTAAATATCATCATGTCGAATCACAAAGCATCTCGTCtctaaaattcgaaaaaaaaaacaattctgCACGCGACAATTCCATTAATACGTAAAACACATTGTTGTGATTATTGTCAATATGCATCCGAATTATGGATTCCTAAACTATTCGGTTTACAAACGATCATAGTTATGTAACGCTGTGTAAATATACATTCCTTAACAGATAAGACTGGCATGCAATATGATCGATGACAAAGGCTAGATAGAAGGTTGATCATTGTAGATCAACGATAAGAAAAAGACGACTAATGATTTGACCTCGTTAAggaaatttaagtaataatactACCAGCTGCTCGCGTCTCAATCAATCGTGTGGTGACAATAGATCTTAAAAGTATTCCATAAGGTATACGCTGAATTACGcgagggaaaagaaaaaaagaaaaaaaaaacacataagcgatgattaattatatacgaatCTATACCTACTATTATTTACTATCTACTGCGATGCCGAGCTAAAATAAAAGCTCAAACTCAGACTATTATTGCGATTAGCTGTTACAGTGTCTGCTACGGGTGAGTGTTTGACTTCATATTGCGagagtaatatatgtatatgtacatataaatttaaactgtATAACTATAGTAATATTCGCTTAccagacaaaaaaaaacaaaaagtaaaacgaaaaaaaagtcataaaatttcaaatcgacttttgaaacttattttaaatgtgtCTGTAGTCGATTCGAGGAAACATTTCGTACACTTGTGTAAAATTGGATGAAGCAAAAGCTACAGATACGATAGAACGAATTGACGATATCGCGTGATGTGCAATTAAATTGTCTTTCGGtatgaaaaatgattaaaaaagagaaagtgtaatttattctttacaatataaattataaataaataaatgaagtCACACACGTAATCCTCCGTGGGATGACACGCATTGAAAAATCAAATCGGCAACAACAGCTAAGGATTAGCGCGACGGCCTACGCTTATCTCGTGgcattttctatctttttttcctAGGATAATGTCACGCGGATGGCGATGCAAAGTTTGAgaaaaaggatatatatatccttgatgatatagaaatatagaaatacacatatatatatatatatatatatatatgaaattatagtAACGCGGTTTTTTCCA from Anoplolepis gracilipes chromosome 6, ASM4749672v1, whole genome shotgun sequence harbors:
- the Cyst gene encoding uncharacterized protein Cyst isoform X6 — encoded protein: MHGGGGVARTDQRINSLSWSYTGGKATVCQPLSTRKSRSGHDECPNSGEDSEEDVITDYLGSSHSDCDRVPPIINGDLRGLSLHGGIVTEIGYITKDNTDKPSIVMSETGEEQQHQRQQQQHQQHPLLSLGTNIQTQPNPLVPIISVTPHSPGLAKNYPVLEENLQQLHEIHDCIQRMRDLTLGTLGYHIRVSNIDAPQRLTSSCPSLCPLITTELASRSGNNHHHHDTGSDPDLFLANCSTNSSPTHFPSVGRRTRTQQSQSIDRRRSWTGDLEDLEESRRGNRRYSGQNHLQAQNMVNIVRYLLKPGHDPISRQRSISLSSLDSENELELDGKSCAGPVSVGNRACRSQTSTHSLNEADLVQSEYQKIVTKRGSQRLAESSSLMPGLTGSRLPLQKSISTPSIVTPQVHAHLAEAGTRTTPSLAAGTAYDDHHSEKTRRKRGSIFFRKKKDKSGKKTSQQQHLWVTMTIGSQGSLLCDVCMKHSSNKPLLHCDNCGASVHQSQGCKDQLVLECVKSKHHSGKSTSKSLSSVSTIASNSNINKRGSTTSLPLPASSGSGREINSHKKTMSSYSPWRRVATKLGVNQTINEEKDGESGQHRDLPSGWEEFDFGDDVHQFAISDLEEIDPELTLGKEEPDSWSSAIGRNIALRLVDHCDREVKRQEHIYEFVLTEKHHCLVLLAMEKIFAEGLRRHFRFDQPHLERIFPRLRDLIDIHLRFLQKLRKRQNANPVVSTIVDILVEQFSGDNAQRMKSAYGEFCSRHREAVETYKYFLRNDPRFARFVRHCQTNPLLKKKGIPECILFVTQRLTKYPLLIEPLIKTSTVQDEGEDLRKALVLVKEILADVDACVADKEREDRKLEIYNKIDAKSFVTYRGAKFKKSDIIDRVLKFEGTAYLMQGRGKMTAIVVVVLSDILFFLAERDQKYAFFVPDNKAGIVSLQKLLVREKARQESSIYLISSNPAEPEMFELKIQKPKDKQLWIQAIRSAVEACPQEFENEADTLMENNNELRDIRSSSISLVSVEEKQRIAKAKESHILRIIGELRKKDTEQALLFEEKINLQMRLLQAANIWSGNDSDYERIEKLEKEGADYTRLVHNERTDTTQLWQEVFVAVQEATRLASSLSFSAGGANLSRSLSSAGERHSEAYVPPALCVPRRAETFAGFDHNKERHPLRDPNVLHTVIPVPKIGELPKENPDEKDNQELETNKDQQWAAIRLSHHVYTLLCIISSQMTTIDSLQAQLAACKDGGTGKSSNNRPNPNRQLEELRNLQDQLCREKAAFRAASQQEKIQLEEERAELARQREQLAAEQRDVTQQRDQLYRRLEALERQGVTLVGSSTTGSIHLSHLTQNTETMQQTARGKAQSEAKRIPLNLISATNQQKVQSNLPVKQQLPLKLASGSNNNTRSSSTASNNSPDRHSRTGSSPAIVTSSAYSSPELGNSHHHGISSGSHTYSSNRSLRITRSPPEVSYAQQQQQRSTEQQPQQQQQQPQQPLEEEVIFF
- the Cyst gene encoding uncharacterized protein Cyst isoform X5; translated protein: MDKRQEVLAPFSSDECPNSGEDSEEDVITDYLGSSHSDCDRVPPIINGDLRGLSLHGGIVTEIGYITKDNTDKPSIVMSETGEEQQHQRQQQQHQQHPLLSLGTNIQTQPNPLVPIISVTPHSPGLAKNYPVLEENLQQLHEIHDCIQRMRDLTLGTLGYHIRVSNIDAPQRLTSSCPSLCPLITTELASRSGNNHHHHDTGSDPDLFLANCSTNSSPTHFPSVGRRTRTQQSQSIDRRRSWTGDLEDLEESRRGNRRYSGQNHLQAQNMRQRSISLSSLDSENELELDGKSCAGPVSVGNRACRSQTSTHSLNEADLVQSEYQKIVTKRGSQRLAESSSLMPGLTGSRLPLQKSISTPSIVTPQVHAHLAEAGTRTTPSLAARHERNEKGSGSETETEDLHTSHSHEFHEDREGTPSVQISLDELLTDGTAYDDHHSEKTRRKRGSIFFRKKKDKSGKKTSQQQHLWVTMTIGSQGSLLCDVCMKHSSNKPLLHCDNCGASVHQSQGCKDQLVLECVKSKHHSGKSTSKSLSSVSTIASNSNINKRGSTTSLPLPASSGSGREINSHKKTMSSYSPWRRVATKLGVNQTINEEKDGESGQHRDLPSGWEEFDFGDDVHQFAISDLEEIDPELTLGKEEPDSWSSAIGRNIALRLVDHCDREVKRQEHIYEFVLTEKHHCLVLLAMEKIFAEGLRRHFRFDQPHLERIFPRLRDLIDIHLRFLQKLRKRQNANPVVSTIVDILVEQFSGDNAQRMKSAYGEFCSRHREAVETYKYFLRNDPRFARFVRHCQTNPLLKKKGIPECILFVTQRLTKYPLLIEPLIKTSTVQDEGEDLRKALVLVKEILADVDACVADKEREDRKLEIYNKIDAKSFVTYRGAKFKKSDIIDRVLKFEGTAYLMQGRGKMTAIVVVVLSDILFFLAERDQKYAFFVPDNKAGIVSLQKLLVREKARQESSIYLISSNPAEPEMFELKIQKPKDKQLWIQAIRSAVEACPQEFENEADTLMENNNELRDIRSSSISLVSVEEKQRIAKAKESHILRIIGELRKKDTEQALLFEEKINLQMRLLQAANIWSGNDSDYERIEKLEKEGADYTRLVHNERTDTTQLWQEVFVAVQEATRLASSLSFSAGGANLSRSLSSAGERHSEAYVPPALCVPRRAETFAGFDHNKERHPLRDPNVLHTVIPVPKIGELPKENPDEKDNQELETNKDQQWAAIRLSHHVYTLLCIISSQMTTIDSLQAQLAACKDGGTGKSSNNRPNPNRQLEELRNLQDQLCREKAAFRAASQQEKIQLEEERAELARQREQLAAEQRDVTQQRDQLYRRLEALERQGVTLVGSSTTGSIHLSHLTQNTETMQQTARGKAQSEAKRIPLNLISATNQQKVQSNLPVKQQLPLKLASGSNNNTRSSSTASNNSPDRHSRTGSSPAIVTSSAYSSPELGNSHHHGISSGSHTYSSNRSLRITRSPPEVSYAQQQQQRSTEQQPQQQQQQPQQPLEEEVIFF
- the Cyst gene encoding uncharacterized protein Cyst isoform X1: MHGGGGVARTDQRINSLSWSYTGGKATVCQPLSTRKSRSGHDECPNSGEDSEEDVITDYLGSSHSDCDRVPPIINGDLRGLSLHGGIVTEIGYITKDNTDKPSIVMSETGEEQQHQRQQQQHQQHPLLSLGTNIQTQPNPLVPIISVTPHSPGLAKNYPVLEENLQQLHEIHDCIQRMRDLTLGTLGYHIRVSNIDAPQRLTSSCPSLCPLITTELASRSGNNHHHHDTGSDPDLFLANCSTNSSPTHFPSVGRRTRTQQSQSIDRRRSWTGDLEDLEESRRGNRRYSGQNHLQAQNMVNIVRYLLKPGHDPISRQRSISLSSLDSENELELDGKSCAGPVSVGNRACRSQTSTHSLNEADLVQSEYQKIVTKRGSQRLAESSSLMPGLTGSRLPLQKSISTPSIVTPQVHAHLAEAGTRTTPSLAARHERNEKGSGSETETEDLHTSHSHEFHEDREGTPSVQISLDELLTDGTAYDDHHSEKTRRKRGSIFFRKKKDKSGKKTSQQQHLWVTMTIGSQGSLLCDVCMKHSSNKPLLHCDNCGASVHQSQGCKDQLVLECVKSKHHSGKSTSKSLSSVSTIASNSNINKRGSTTSLPLPASSGSGREINSHKKTMSSYSPWRRVATKLGVNQTINEEKDGESGQHRDLPSGWEEFDFGDDVHQFAISDLEEIDPELTLGKEEPDSWSSAIGRNIALRLVDHCDREVKRQEHIYEFVLTEKHHCLVLLAMEKIFAEGLRRHFRFDQPHLERIFPRLRDLIDIHLRFLQKLRKRQNANPVVSTIVDILVEQFSGDNAQRMKSAYGEFCSRHREAVETYKYFLRNDPRFARFVRHCQTNPLLKKKGIPECILFVTQRLTKYPLLIEPLIKTSTVQDEGEDLRKALVLVKEILADVDACVADKEREDRKLEIYNKIDAKSFVTYRGAKFKKSDIIDRVLKFEGTAYLMQGRGKMTAIVVVVLSDILFFLAERDQKYAFFVPDNKAGIVSLQKLLVREKARQESSIYLISSNPAEPEMFELKIQKPKDKQLWIQAIRSAVEACPQEFENEADTLMENNNELRDIRSSSISLVSVEEKQRIAKAKESHILRIIGELRKKDTEQALLFEEKINLQMRLLQAANIWSGNDSDYERIEKLEKEGADYTRLVHNERTDTTQLWQEVFVAVQEATRLASSLSFSAGGANLSRSLSSAGERHSEAYVPPALCVPRRAETFAGFDHNKERHPLRDPNVLHTVIPVPKIGELPKENPDEKDNQELETNKDQQWAAIRLSHHVYTLLCIISSQMTTIDSLQAQLAACKDGGTGKSSNNRPNPNRQLEELRNLQDQLCREKAAFRAASQQEKIQLEEERAELARQREQLAAEQRDVTQQRDQLYRRLEALERQGVTLVGSSTTGSIHLSHLTQNTETMQQTARGKAQSEAKRIPLNLISATNQQKVQSNLPVKQQLPLKLASGSNNNTRSSSTASNNSPDRHSRTGSSPAIVTSSAYSSPELGNSHHHGISSGSHTYSSNRSLRITRSPPEVSYAQQQQQRSTEQQPQQQQQQPQQPLEEEVIFF
- the Cyst gene encoding uncharacterized protein Cyst isoform X4, whose product is MDKRQEVLAPFSSDECPNSGEDSEEDVITDYLGSSHSDCDRVPPIINGDLRGLSLHGGIVTEIGYITKDNTDKPSIVMSETGEEQQHQRQQQQHQQHPLLSLGTNIQTQPNPLVPIISVTPHSPGLAKNYPVLEENLQQLHEIHDCIQRMRDLTLGTLGYHIRVSNIDAPQRLTSSCPSLCPLITTELASRSGNNHHHHDTGSDPDLFLANCSTNSSPTHFPSVGRRTRTQQSQSIDRRRSWTGDLEDLEESRRGNRRYSGQNHLQAQNMVNIVRYLLKPGHDPISRQRSISLSSLDSENELELDGKSCAGPVSVGNRACRSQTSTHSLNEADLVQSEYQKIVTKRGSQRLAESSSLMPGLTGSRLPLQKSISTPSIVTPQVHAHLAEAGTRTTPSLAARHERNEKGSGSETETEDLHTSHSHEFHEDREGTPSVQISLDELLTDGTAYDDHHSEKTRRKRGSIFFRKKKDKSGKKTSQQQHLWVTMTIGSQGSLLCDVCMKHSSNKPLLHCDNCGASVHQSQGCKDQLVLECVKSKHHSGKSTSKSLSSVSTIASNSNINKRGSTTSLPLPASSGSGREINSHKKTMSSYSPWRRVATKLGVNQTINEEKDGESGQHRDLPSGWEEFDFGDDVHQFAISDLEEIDPELTLGKEEPDSWSSAIGRNIALRLVDHCDREVKRQEHIYEFVLTEKHHCLVLLAMEKIFAEGLRRHFRFDQPHLERIFPRLRDLIDIHLRFLQKLRKRQNANPVVSTIVDILVEQFSGDNAQRMKSAYGEFCSRHREAVETYKYFLRNDPRFARFVRHCQTNPLLKKKGIPECILFVTQRLTKYPLLIEPLIKTSTVQDEGEDLRKALVLVKEILADVDACVADKEREDRKLEIYNKIDAKSFVTYRGAKFKKSDIIDRVLKFEGTAYLMQGRGKMTAIVVVVLSDILFFLAERDQKYAFFVPDNKAGIVSLQKLLVREKARQESSIYLISSNPAEPEMFELKIQKPKDKQLWIQAIRSAVEACPQEFENEADTLMENNNELRDIRSSSISLVSVEEKQRIAKAKESHILRIIGELRKKDTEQALLFEEKINLQMRLLQAANIWSGNDSDYERIEKLEKEGADYTRLVHNERTDTTQLWQEVFVAVQEATRLASSLSFSAGGANLSRSLSSAGERHSEAYVPPALCVPRRAETFAGFDHNKERHPLRDPNVLHTVIPVPKIGELPKENPDEKDNQELETNKDQQWAAIRLSHHVYTLLCIISSQMTTIDSLQAQLAACKDGGTGKSSNNRPNPNRQLEELRNLQDQLCREKAAFRAASQQEKIQLEEERAELARQREQLAAEQRDVTQQRDQLYRRLEALERQGVTLVGSSTTGSIHLSHLTQNTETMQQTARGKAQSEAKRIPLNLISATNQQKVQSNLPVKQQLPLKLASGSNNNTRSSSTASNNSPDRHSRTGSSPAIVTSSAYSSPELGNSHHHGISSGSHTYSSNRSLRITRSPPEVSYAQQQQQRSTEQQPQQQQQQPQQPLEEEVIFF